A genomic window from Streptococcus sanguinis includes:
- a CDS encoding 30S ribosomal protein S6, whose protein sequence is MAKYEILYIIRPNIEEEAKNALVARFDSILTDNGATVVESKDWEKRRLAYEIQDFREGLYHIVNVEANDDVALKEFDRLSKINADILRHMIVKLDA, encoded by the coding sequence ATGGCTAAATACGAAATTCTTTATATTATTCGTCCAAACATTGAAGAAGAAGCTAAAAACGCTTTGGTAGCACGCTTTGACTCTATCTTGACTGACAATGGTGCAACTGTTGTTGAATCAAAAGACTGGGAAAAACGTCGTCTTGCATACGAAATCCAAGATTTCCGTGAAGGACTTTACCACATCGTTAACGTTGAAGCAAACGACGATGTAGCTCTTAAAGAGTTTGACCGTCTTTCAAAAATCAACGCTGACATTCTTCGTCACATGATCGTCAAACTTGACGCTTAA
- the rpsR gene encoding 30S ribosomal protein S18, which translates to MAQQRRGGFKRRKKVDYIAANKIEYVDYKDTELLSRFVSERGKILPRRVTGTSAKNQRKVTTAIKRARVMALMPFVNED; encoded by the coding sequence ATGGCTCAACAACGTCGTGGCGGATTCAAACGCCGTAAAAAAGTTGATTACATCGCAGCGAACAAAATTGAATATGTTGATTACAAAGATACTGAGCTTCTTAGCCGTTTCGTTTCAGAACGTGGGAAAATCCTTCCTCGTCGCGTAACAGGAACTTCAGCTAAAAACCAACGTAAAGTAACAACAGCTATCAAACGCGCTCGCGTAATGGCTTTGATGCCTTTCGTAAATGAAGACTAA
- a CDS encoding urocanate hydratase: MSYFSENEIAAAMTVKLDDVLPEKTVFQEGIRRAPDRGFRLTQAQTEIALKNALRYIPKRFHEEVIPEFLEELKTRGRIYGYRWRPKERIYGKPIDEYKGNCTAAKAMQVMIDNNLSFEIALYPYELVTYGETGSVCANWMQYNLIMKYLEIMTDHQTLVVESGHPLGLFKSKPEAPRVIITNGLLVGEYDNMKDWEIAEEMGVTNYGQMTAGGWMYIGPQGIVHGTFNTLLNAGRLKLGVADDGDLTSKLFISSGLGGMSGAQGKAAEIAKAVAIVAEVDQSRIETRHSQGWISQLAESPKEAIELAQKALEAGESTSIAYHGNIVDLLEYVNENNIHVDLLSDQTSCHNVYDGGYCPAGISFEERTRLLAEDKESFAKLVDQTLERHFKAIKTLTNNGTYFFDYGNAFMKAVYDSGIKEISKNGFDDKDGFIWPSYVEDIMGPMLFDYGYGPFRWVCLSGKHEDLVATDHAAMEVIDPNRRYQDRDNYNWIRDAEKNQLVVGTQARILYQDCMGRVNIALKFNELVREGKIGPVMIGRDHHDVSGTDSPFRETSNIKDGSNVTCDMAVQCYAGNAARGMSLVALHNGGGTGIGKSINGGFGLVLDGSERIDEIIKSAIAWDTIGGVARRNWARNEHAIETAIEYNRLHQGTDHITIPYLTDEDLVKESVKKLFE, from the coding sequence ATGTCATACTTTAGCGAAAATGAAATTGCAGCAGCAATGACCGTCAAATTAGACGATGTACTGCCTGAAAAAACAGTTTTCCAAGAAGGCATCCGTCGAGCACCTGACCGGGGCTTCCGTTTGACGCAAGCTCAAACCGAAATTGCTCTTAAAAATGCCCTTCGCTATATTCCAAAGAGATTCCATGAGGAAGTGATTCCAGAATTTCTGGAAGAACTGAAAACTCGCGGACGGATTTATGGCTACCGCTGGCGGCCAAAAGAACGCATCTACGGCAAACCAATTGATGAGTATAAAGGGAACTGTACCGCAGCCAAGGCTATGCAGGTCATGATTGACAACAACCTGAGCTTTGAAATCGCTCTTTATCCTTATGAATTGGTTACTTATGGTGAAACAGGATCAGTCTGCGCTAACTGGATGCAGTACAACCTCATCATGAAATACTTGGAAATCATGACCGACCATCAAACCTTGGTCGTAGAATCTGGCCATCCTCTTGGACTCTTCAAGTCCAAACCAGAAGCTCCTCGTGTTATCATCACCAACGGCCTCTTGGTCGGTGAGTACGACAACATGAAGGACTGGGAAATTGCAGAAGAAATGGGCGTGACCAACTATGGTCAAATGACAGCCGGCGGCTGGATGTACATCGGCCCTCAAGGTATCGTCCATGGTACTTTCAACACTCTCCTCAATGCTGGACGTTTGAAACTAGGTGTAGCTGATGATGGCGACCTGACAAGCAAACTCTTCATCTCTTCTGGTCTGGGCGGCATGAGTGGAGCTCAAGGGAAAGCAGCCGAAATTGCTAAAGCTGTAGCAATCGTGGCAGAAGTAGACCAATCTCGTATTGAAACTCGTCACTCTCAAGGCTGGATTAGCCAATTGGCTGAAAGTCCAAAAGAAGCAATCGAGCTAGCACAGAAAGCTCTGGAAGCTGGCGAATCCACTTCTATCGCCTATCATGGTAACATCGTAGACCTCTTGGAATATGTCAACGAGAACAATATCCATGTAGATTTGCTGTCTGACCAAACTTCTTGCCACAATGTCTATGACGGTGGCTACTGTCCAGCTGGAATCAGCTTTGAAGAACGGACTCGCCTCTTGGCTGAAGATAAGGAAAGTTTTGCTAAGCTGGTTGACCAAACCTTGGAACGTCACTTTAAGGCAATCAAGACCTTGACTAATAACGGCACCTACTTCTTTGACTATGGTAATGCCTTTATGAAGGCAGTCTATGACTCTGGCATCAAGGAAATTTCTAAGAATGGCTTTGACGACAAAGACGGCTTCATCTGGCCATCTTATGTAGAAGATATCATGGGCCCAATGCTCTTTGACTATGGTTATGGTCCTTTCCGTTGGGTATGTCTGAGCGGTAAGCACGAAGACCTAGTCGCTACTGACCATGCAGCTATGGAAGTGATTGACCCTAACCGCCGCTACCAAGACCGCGACAACTATAACTGGATTCGCGATGCTGAAAAGAACCAGTTGGTTGTTGGAACGCAGGCTCGGATTCTCTACCAAGACTGTATGGGACGTGTCAACATCGCCCTCAAGTTCAATGAATTAGTCCGCGAAGGCAAGATTGGTCCTGTCATGATTGGCCGTGATCACCACGACGTATCTGGTACCGACTCACCATTCCGTGAAACTTCTAATATCAAGGACGGATCTAATGTCACTTGTGACATGGCCGTACAATGTTACGCTGGTAACGCAGCCCGCGGTATGAGTTTGGTAGCTCTCCACAACGGTGGCGGAACTGGTATCGGTAAATCTATCAACGGTGGATTTGGCTTGGTACTGGACGGCAGCGAACGTATCGATGAAATCATCAAATCTGCTATCGCTTGGGATACGATCGGCGGAGTTGCACGTCGTAACTGGGCTCGCAATGAGCATGCCATCGAGACAGCTATCGAGTACAACCGTCTCCACCAAGGAACAGACCACATCACCATTCCGTACTTAACTGACGAAGATTTGGTCAAAGAATCTGTTAAAAAGTTGTTCGAATAG
- a CDS encoding TetR/AcrR family transcriptional regulator produces MRDVKEVEVRRAEIMSAALQLFAQKGYLKTRTQDIIDKLGISRGLLYYHFKDKEDILYCLIEKNSEPLLRKLEKISYQPNVGAKEKIRAFIEATLIPEESRTRENQVLQETVNLETNRYVLDRFYHRLCERMIVFFTHILEEGQKSGDFHLKYPHETASFLMTAYVFVSNDIKMSQEKPETLQDYLTSFQAILERSLGLEESIF; encoded by the coding sequence ATGCGTGATGTCAAGGAAGTAGAGGTACGGCGGGCGGAGATTATGTCTGCAGCCTTGCAGCTCTTTGCCCAAAAAGGCTATCTAAAGACAAGAACTCAAGACATTATTGATAAGCTTGGAATTTCTCGAGGTCTGCTCTATTATCATTTTAAGGATAAGGAAGATATTCTCTATTGTTTGATTGAAAAGAACTCTGAGCCCTTGCTGAGAAAGCTCGAAAAAATCAGCTATCAGCCAAATGTCGGAGCCAAGGAAAAAATCAGAGCCTTTATTGAGGCGACTCTTATCCCAGAGGAAAGCAGAACACGGGAAAATCAAGTCTTGCAGGAAACAGTCAATTTAGAAACAAATCGCTATGTTTTGGATCGCTTTTATCATAGACTCTGTGAGCGGATGATTGTTTTCTTTACTCATATCTTGGAGGAAGGTCAGAAATCCGGAGATTTTCATTTGAAATATCCGCATGAGACGGCTTCTTTTCTCATGACTGCCTACGTCTTTGTGTCCAATGATATCAAGATGAGTCAGGAAAAACCAGAGACTTTGCAGGATTATCTCACCAGCTTCCAGGCAATCCTAGAAAGAAGCTTAGGATTAGAAGAATCTATTTTTTAG
- a CDS encoding single-stranded DNA-binding protein, which translates to MINNVVLVGRMTRDAELRYTPQNQAVATFTLAVNRNFKNQSGEREADFINVVIWRQQAENLANWAKKGALIGITGRIQTRNYENQQGQRVYVTEVVADNFQLLESRSNREGQSSGGYGGNSFGGSSAPSYGSADSSNQVPNFSRDESPFGNSNPMDISDDDLPF; encoded by the coding sequence ATGATTAATAACGTTGTACTGGTGGGTCGCATGACCCGTGATGCCGAGCTTCGCTATACTCCGCAGAACCAAGCGGTCGCAACATTTACTCTGGCTGTCAATCGTAACTTTAAAAATCAAAGTGGCGAGCGAGAAGCAGACTTTATCAATGTTGTTATCTGGCGTCAGCAGGCAGAAAATCTTGCAAACTGGGCTAAAAAAGGAGCCCTGATCGGAATTACAGGCCGTATTCAAACGCGTAACTACGAGAATCAGCAAGGCCAGCGTGTCTATGTCACAGAAGTTGTTGCGGACAATTTCCAACTTTTGGAAAGCCGCTCTAATCGTGAAGGTCAGTCATCTGGCGGATACGGTGGGAACAGCTTCGGCGGCAGCTCTGCTCCAAGTTATGGCAGTGCAGACTCGTCTAACCAAGTACCGAACTTTTCTCGTGATGAGAGCCCATTTGGCAATTCTAACCCAATGGATATCTCAGACGACGATCTACCTTTCTAA
- a CDS encoding imidazolonepropionase, which produces MTADLLLTHFNQVFCPKDLGHPLFGEEMKEAQVLEDGYIAVKDGKILAVGSGDPDASLIGTDTKIQSYEGKIATPGLIDCHTHLVYGGSREHEFAKKLAGVPYLEILAQGGGILSTVRATREASFDTLYDKSKRLLDYMLLHGVTTVEAKSGYGLDWETEKRQLDVVGALDRDHEIDLVSTFMAAHAVPPEYKGRSQEYLELIVEEMLPRVKAENLAEFCDIFCEKGVFTADESRYLLSKAKEMGFKLRIHADEIESIGGVDVAAELGATSAEHLMVATDEGIRKMAEAKVIGNLLPATTFSLMEDTYAPARKMLEAGMAITLTTDSNPGSCPTANLQFVMQLGCFMMRLTPVEVLNAVTINAAYSVNRQDKIGSFNTGKQADITILDAKNIDYPLYFFATNLTHQVYKAGKLVVDQGRIV; this is translated from the coding sequence ATGACTGCTGATTTACTATTAACTCACTTTAATCAAGTCTTCTGTCCCAAGGACCTCGGCCATCCCCTTTTTGGCGAGGAGATGAAGGAAGCTCAGGTCTTGGAGGACGGCTACATTGCAGTCAAAGACGGCAAAATCCTAGCAGTTGGCAGTGGAGATCCGGACGCCAGTCTGATTGGAACAGATACTAAGATTCAGTCTTATGAGGGCAAGATTGCTACGCCTGGTTTGATCGACTGCCATACTCACTTGGTCTACGGTGGCAGCCGGGAGCATGAATTTGCCAAGAAATTAGCCGGTGTCCCTTATCTGGAAATTCTTGCCCAAGGCGGCGGTATTCTCAGTACGGTCCGGGCGACGCGAGAAGCTTCTTTTGACACTCTCTATGATAAGTCTAAGAGACTGCTGGACTACATGCTCCTGCATGGGGTGACGACTGTTGAGGCCAAGAGTGGCTATGGTCTGGACTGGGAAACGGAGAAGCGTCAGCTGGATGTCGTTGGAGCTCTGGACCGTGACCACGAGATTGACCTCGTTTCTACCTTTATGGCTGCCCACGCCGTTCCACCAGAATACAAAGGACGCTCTCAGGAATATCTGGAGCTTATCGTTGAGGAAATGCTGCCTCGAGTAAAGGCAGAAAATCTAGCTGAGTTCTGTGATATTTTCTGTGAAAAAGGCGTCTTTACAGCTGACGAGTCACGCTACTTGCTTTCTAAGGCTAAGGAAATGGGCTTCAAGCTTCGAATCCATGCTGATGAAATCGAGTCTATCGGTGGAGTAGATGTCGCAGCTGAGCTAGGGGCAACTAGTGCAGAGCACTTGATGGTGGCGACTGATGAAGGTATTCGCAAGATGGCAGAAGCCAAGGTTATTGGAAATCTCCTGCCGGCAACTACCTTCAGTCTGATGGAAGATACCTATGCACCAGCGCGCAAGATGCTGGAAGCTGGTATGGCCATCACTTTGACTACCGACAGCAATCCAGGCTCTTGTCCAACAGCTAATCTACAGTTCGTCATGCAGCTGGGCTGCTTTATGATGCGACTGACGCCAGTAGAAGTTCTTAACGCTGTAACCATCAATGCGGCCTACTCAGTTAACCGCCAAGATAAGATTGGCAGCTTTAACACGGGCAAGCAGGCTGACATAACCATCCTAGACGCTAAGAATATCGACTATCCACTTTATTTCTTTGCGACCAACCTGACCCATCAGGTTTACAAGGCTGGAAAACTGGTCGTCGATCAAGGTAGAATCGTCTAG
- a CDS encoding ABC transporter permease, protein MEGPLKLRGHPVWNKYLWSYRMMTNILLLLKVQLYSTFSLNNLRKGRGLGRYFKLGLLFLLVLLFSGYNLLTALSLVRFGQANLIPAYMIALVSFIIFFFSLMQSNGILFDQEELERLIVLPLSIREIVYEKYAFLYLLNSVFAILLMLPAGLVWFGYGASFLELLLYLLLMGFIPLLPLSLASLLGLCVAYIASKAPHKNLAAFLFSLLLLLGLATGSMWAMRAGMSAENLGLLLTKQLTSLYPPASLFFNRHHFWWASLLLILISFALTGLFLRYLSRNYIKMNQMITDVRSERKGYRSWQKSPFMALYRREIANFVCSYLYMLNSGLGIILIIVLAISLCFMSPDALFSSIGLSNSREFLPLLLAGCLSISNPAAVSISLEGEEIWLLQTLPVSMRQIMMAKLALTVSLHVTALLLGLPVLVWRFSLGGLQVVDLVLISLAYSLFTALQGLVVNFHYPKFIWDNEMIVIKQSFAAILSGGIGILVLVFPLCLSLLFSMDLEMSLRISALGLLLLAAVLYRHLIKQGYFKEVHG, encoded by the coding sequence ATGGAAGGACCTCTGAAGTTAAGGGGACATCCAGTTTGGAACAAGTATTTATGGAGTTACAGGATGATGACTAATATTCTTCTGCTTTTAAAAGTACAATTATACAGCACATTTTCGCTCAATAATTTAAGGAAAGGACGAGGGTTGGGCAGGTATTTTAAGCTTGGTCTACTTTTTTTGCTTGTTTTGTTATTTTCAGGCTACAACCTTTTAACGGCTTTGAGTTTGGTCAGGTTTGGGCAGGCAAATTTGATTCCAGCCTATATGATTGCCTTGGTTAGTTTTATTATTTTCTTTTTCAGTCTGATGCAGTCAAATGGCATCTTGTTTGACCAAGAGGAACTTGAGAGGCTCATCGTATTGCCGCTCAGTATTAGAGAAATCGTCTATGAGAAATACGCTTTTCTTTATCTTTTGAACAGTGTGTTTGCCATCCTTCTCATGCTGCCAGCAGGCCTCGTTTGGTTTGGCTATGGTGCGTCCTTCTTGGAGTTGCTTCTTTATCTGCTTTTAATGGGATTTATTCCTCTTTTACCTCTCTCTTTAGCCTCTTTACTCGGCTTATGCGTTGCCTACATTGCCTCAAAGGCCCCTCATAAAAATCTAGCTGCCTTTCTTTTTTCTCTCCTCTTGCTTTTGGGGCTGGCAACAGGCAGTATGTGGGCTATGAGAGCCGGAATGTCAGCTGAAAATCTTGGTCTCTTGCTTACCAAGCAGCTGACTTCTCTCTATCCTCCGGCAAGCTTGTTTTTTAATCGTCATCATTTTTGGTGGGCTAGCCTTCTGTTGATACTTATATCTTTTGCGCTGACAGGACTTTTTCTAAGGTATTTAAGTAGAAATTATATAAAAATGAATCAGATGATAACAGATGTGAGGTCAGAAAGAAAAGGCTATAGAAGCTGGCAGAAGTCTCCATTTATGGCCCTTTATAGGAGAGAAATTGCGAATTTTGTGTGTTCCTATCTTTATATGCTCAATAGTGGACTGGGAATCATTTTAATCATCGTTTTAGCCATCTCGCTTTGTTTTATGAGTCCTGATGCCCTCTTTTCTTCGATTGGACTCAGTAATAGCCGAGAGTTTTTACCTCTATTACTGGCTGGATGTCTCAGTATTTCCAATCCTGCAGCTGTCAGTATTTCCTTGGAGGGTGAAGAGATTTGGTTGCTTCAGACGCTCCCAGTATCTATGAGGCAGATAATGATGGCGAAGCTGGCCTTGACGGTGTCTTTACACGTCACGGCCTTGCTGCTGGGCTTGCCTGTTCTGGTTTGGCGTTTCTCGCTAGGAGGCTTGCAAGTAGTGGATTTGGTCCTTATTTCACTGGCTTACTCACTGTTTACAGCTCTTCAGGGACTTGTGGTCAATTTTCATTATCCTAAGTTCATCTGGGACAATGAAATGATTGTTATTAAACAAAGTTTTGCGGCTATCTTGTCTGGAGGAATAGGCATCTTGGTTCTTGTGTTCCCTCTTTGCTTATCCTTGCTATTTAGTATGGACTTGGAGATGTCGCTGCGAATCTCAGCGCTTGGACTTTTGCTTTTGGCAGCCGTCCTTTATAGGCATTTAATAAAACAAGGATATTTTAAGGAGGTTCATGGCTAA